Proteins from a single region of Stigmatella erecta:
- a CDS encoding hybrid non-ribosomal peptide synthetase/type I polyketide synthase: MNTSEFVVYLQQKGIELWLEGDVLRFRAPPGHLTPELRTALKDKKEQLVAHLRSASRASNLQAVASPQPVESSRFAPFPLTDIQNAYWVGRQGAFDTGNVAAHSYLELAFDALDLPRLEGVLQRLIEYHDMLRMVVLPSGEQVVLETVPPFTLTAYDLAGAPASQAEAHLETIRAELSHQVLPADRYPLFDVRATKVAGGRVHLHISFDLLTADAFSVQILIEQCASLYLNPDAPLVPFKKTFRDYCVQSAQRTDPNSRAYQNSLAYWRDRLEKMPNAPDLPLVNDTDVKGQHHFVRRKAGLDQASWRAFRSHAKAAGITSSMALAAAYGETLRAYSRSNRLTLNLTLFNRLPLIEDVERIVGDFTSGILLELDGSKPESFADRARRLQRQFLNDLEHSAVSSVKVLREAMRLGRWDAGTAMPYVFTSLISETGRSLSMSEGVKIVDVISQTPQVWLDHQVFELDGGIYYSWDSVDALFPAGLIDAVFESYGRLLRRLADDASAWEALSQQPLVPAQQASRAEYNATERPVPSERMESLFLRQAERQPSAAAVISGDQVLSYGELERRSARVAAWLLAQGAKPGQLVAIVAEKGVEQVVAALAILRAGAAYLPLSPSLPPERLHGLLEEAQSSIVLTQSALETSLRWPQGTRCLAVDRDAQLETPKTALPLVQGNGLAYVIYTSGSTGRPKGVMIDHRGAVNTLLDMNERFNVGPQDRILALSSLSFDLSVYDIFGALAAGGAIVMPEPGTSRDPARWQTLLEKTGVTIWNSVPALMDMLVEYSEGSGLRLPDSLRLVLMSGDWIPVTLPGRIRALSRNVELISLGGATEASIWSILYRIGDVGAGWRSIPYGRPMVNQRFYVLDEALEPCPDWVAGQMYIGGIGLSLGYYRDPVRTAERFITHPRTGERLYATGDLGRFMPDGNIEFLGREDFQVKIQGYRIELGEIEAALDSHPSVRSSVVNAVGKPGGTRRLVAYVVPGEGEASASPAAPPPASTPPLASAPKLVHEYSVLESQGPGLITDAVERLEFKLKQHNLRSDAGSRTSVPLQKPELNEAFRKKYMERQSAQSFLSEPVSLERLSELLSSLMPISLEDSMMPKYRYASAGGLYPVQVYLHVKPGRVGGLAGGTYYYHPKRHELVLLTADAALDPSQHASRNQPVFEAAAFSVFLVGKLSAIEPLYGTMARDFCMLEAGYIAQLLMSAAPSHKLGLCPIGVMNFEPLRAQFALDEHHVLLHSFVGGGAGVAATVAAPAPKAVSASLAEELRRYLASKLPEYMVPSSFVMLESLPLTSNGKVDRGALRPPAEPVEVAQPTRRAPGSDVERSLAAIVQEVLHLEEVDVHRNFFDLGGTSVHIVQMHRRMKERLKTDIPIAQMFRYTTISALAEFINSQRAPAAPTVAVSPPPAPVVKAAVAPAPAIREEAAPQAPSVSAVPKALKTALTPSTGRQEPIAIVGMSGRFPGAKNLGEFWRNLRDGVESVSFLTEKELRQSMDDPSMLRDPNYVRASSALEDVEFFDADLFGFMPKQARITDPQHRIFMECVWEAIEDAGYNPRKLDKLVGVYAGAIISNYLLFNLGPSVGREGAVRDLQTLIGNDKDYLATHVSYKLGLKGPSLSVQSACSTSLVAVHLACQALVNKECDMALAGGVSVRLPQKSGYLYEQGGILSPDGHCRAFDANAQGTIFGSGAGVVVLKRLSDALADGDSIRAVIRGSAINNDGSLKIGYTAPSQDGQAAVISAALAAAGVSPSTLGYIETHGTGTPLGDQIELSALQQVFGSSTGADGRCPIGSVKTNVGHLEVAAGIAGLIKTVLSLQHRRLPPSLHFKKPNPQLEAGSSSFYVNTQLSDWPAGQHPRRAGVSSFGIGGTNAHVVLEEAPAHGRPVAERERPLHVLSLSARSEAALKALANRYAQHLASCGPVNLADVCHTANTGRAQFNHRLALVAESPAQLSQQLALFAEGSEVGQAVVGQAPSAGKTEVVFLFTGQGSQHEGMGRELYETQPTFRASIQKSDEVLKPVLNESLVEVLYGAKGHLLEQSGVSQPALFAVEYALAQLWMSWGVKPAAVMGHSLGEYVAACVAGMCTQEEGLKLVAARGRLMQQLPEAGEMVAVLAAEGKVREALAGYEQSVSVAAVNGPEETVVSGRAAQVEQVVSKLKEKGVECRKLKTTHAFHSPLMEPMLEAFEKEAGQVKWKRPEIELVSNVSGGQVKGEEGLKGEYWKKHIRQPVKYWEGLKGLYEKGYRVFVEVGPKPTLVNVGKRSLPGGEAEWVGSLKQGSNEWQQMLGSVGKLYVKGVGVDWAGFDQDYPRAKVALPTYAFQRERYWIERSRRTAASAVSSPGARQLLGRRVSSPTLKETVFESFVSTRAFSFIEDHRVNGAAVLPATVYMEMAQAAAGELFGAGCHAVEGLLIQEALVLQDDAERALQLVLTSSGDDAFSFQLFSTQGGPAEPQREASWTLHTTGTIRKAQKGASAPQALSVEGLLSWCPQTVPVTALYESFEARGISYGETFRGIQKLHVGRKEAVAWVQLPEALESDAALAPIHPALLDACLQVCGATQLEEGAQGQEEVLYLPVGMKRFQLWRAPGTACWSHVSIQSQDAASDKTLTGSVRLLDATGAVCAEIEGLQFRQVSRAALNRALQTGREWTYEVKWEPRPRNGILEDAVLEGTWWVLADSAGLGTGLIESLQARGARCVVVRPGAAYEARGDRTFTVNPARAEDFERLLVDSQGPAQLPCRGIVHLWGLDEGVPVEEAQELGCRSVLSLAQALGRSRVEVSPRLWIVTRGTQRTGHETQPPSLTHSALWGLGRTLGIEHPELSVSLLDLDVGSQDPSLLMEDLLLEAGGEQVAFRHGQRYVSRLARCAAPNTQASSIRLRDDVSYLLTGGLGAIGLQAARWMVERGARHLVVMGRKAASSAAQEALKPLKEAGAQIRWEQGDVSLPGDVARVLATLAQSGPPLRGVMHLAGVVEDGMLQQLDWARFQRVLAPKLQGSWNLHTQTQGMDLDFFVLFSSSSSLLGAAGQGNYAAANAFLDSLAHHRRALGLKAVSINWGPWSGSGMAAAFVGTDQRRWADFIEPAQGLELLGWAMGAGQAQVAVLPVDWAKYFQRFGDTGATKFLSRMLEETRGGAARTREPKLVERLKGLTRNRQQDVLLEYVYHQVTQVLGLDPSRPLAGNQRLFDVGMDSLLAVELRNRFQSTLGVDRPLSSTLVFDHPSVDALTAHLAAEWLQLEPLTPSAGQKPEGEEAAAQKLANLEQLPQKELGSLLDEKLALLEKLMGES, encoded by the coding sequence ATGAACACGTCCGAGTTCGTCGTTTACCTCCAGCAGAAGGGCATCGAGCTCTGGCTTGAGGGGGACGTGTTGCGCTTCCGCGCGCCTCCCGGCCACCTCACGCCGGAACTGCGTACGGCGTTGAAGGACAAGAAGGAGCAACTCGTGGCGCACCTGCGCTCCGCGAGCCGCGCCTCGAACCTTCAGGCCGTGGCGAGCCCGCAGCCGGTGGAGTCCTCGCGCTTTGCTCCGTTCCCTCTCACCGACATCCAGAATGCCTACTGGGTGGGCAGGCAAGGTGCTTTCGATACGGGCAACGTCGCGGCCCACAGCTATCTTGAGCTCGCGTTCGACGCGCTCGATCTGCCGCGCCTGGAGGGCGTCCTCCAGCGCCTCATCGAGTACCACGACATGCTCCGCATGGTGGTGCTCCCGTCGGGCGAGCAGGTGGTGCTGGAGACGGTGCCGCCCTTCACCCTCACCGCGTATGACCTTGCTGGAGCGCCAGCCAGTCAGGCCGAGGCGCATCTTGAGACCATTCGTGCGGAGCTCTCCCACCAGGTGCTTCCGGCGGACCGGTATCCCCTGTTCGATGTCCGGGCCACGAAGGTGGCGGGTGGTCGGGTTCACCTGCACATCAGCTTCGATCTCCTCACGGCCGATGCCTTCAGCGTTCAGATCCTGATCGAGCAGTGCGCTTCGCTGTACCTGAATCCAGACGCGCCGCTGGTGCCTTTCAAGAAGACCTTCCGGGATTACTGCGTCCAGTCCGCTCAGCGCACCGACCCGAACTCCCGGGCGTATCAGAACTCGCTGGCGTACTGGCGGGACCGTCTCGAGAAGATGCCAAACGCCCCCGATCTGCCGCTCGTGAACGACACGGACGTGAAGGGGCAGCACCACTTCGTGCGCCGGAAGGCGGGGCTGGATCAGGCCTCCTGGCGCGCTTTCCGGAGCCATGCCAAGGCCGCGGGCATCACGTCGTCCATGGCCCTGGCCGCCGCCTATGGTGAAACGCTCCGGGCCTACAGCCGGAGCAACCGGCTCACGCTCAACCTGACCCTCTTCAACCGGCTGCCCCTGATCGAGGATGTGGAGCGAATCGTCGGGGACTTCACCTCGGGCATCCTGCTTGAGCTGGATGGCTCGAAGCCCGAGTCCTTCGCCGACAGGGCGCGGCGGCTCCAGCGGCAGTTCCTCAACGATCTGGAGCACTCGGCCGTATCGAGCGTGAAGGTCCTGCGGGAAGCGATGCGCCTGGGCCGCTGGGACGCGGGGACCGCCATGCCCTACGTCTTCACGAGCCTGATCTCGGAGACGGGGCGCTCGTTGAGCATGTCCGAGGGCGTGAAGATCGTCGACGTCATCTCCCAGACGCCCCAGGTGTGGCTCGACCACCAGGTCTTCGAGCTGGATGGTGGCATCTATTACAGCTGGGACTCTGTCGATGCGCTCTTTCCCGCGGGCCTGATCGACGCTGTCTTCGAGAGCTACGGGCGGCTCCTGCGCCGCCTTGCCGATGATGCCTCGGCGTGGGAGGCGCTCTCGCAGCAGCCGCTCGTGCCCGCACAGCAGGCGAGCCGGGCCGAGTACAACGCCACCGAGCGGCCCGTGCCATCCGAGCGGATGGAGTCGCTCTTCCTTCGCCAGGCCGAGCGGCAGCCCAGCGCGGCCGCGGTCATCTCCGGCGATCAGGTGCTCTCGTATGGGGAGCTCGAGCGCCGGTCGGCCCGGGTCGCGGCATGGCTGCTCGCCCAGGGCGCCAAGCCCGGCCAGCTCGTGGCGATCGTCGCGGAGAAGGGGGTGGAGCAGGTGGTCGCCGCGCTCGCCATCCTTCGCGCGGGAGCCGCCTACCTGCCGCTGTCTCCGTCCCTGCCTCCCGAGCGGCTCCACGGCTTGCTGGAAGAGGCCCAGTCCAGCATCGTCCTCACGCAGTCCGCCCTGGAGACCTCGCTGCGCTGGCCCCAGGGGACCCGCTGCCTCGCGGTGGACCGCGATGCGCAGCTCGAGACTCCCAAGACCGCTCTGCCGCTGGTTCAGGGCAATGGTCTTGCCTACGTCATCTACACCTCGGGTTCGACGGGCCGTCCCAAGGGCGTGATGATCGATCACCGGGGAGCGGTGAACACGCTCCTCGACATGAACGAGCGCTTCAACGTGGGTCCCCAGGACCGGATTCTGGCGCTCTCGTCCCTCAGCTTCGACCTGTCGGTCTACGACATCTTCGGGGCCCTGGCCGCGGGCGGCGCCATCGTGATGCCGGAGCCTGGCACGTCGCGCGATCCCGCACGGTGGCAGACGCTGCTGGAGAAGACGGGCGTCACGATCTGGAACTCGGTCCCGGCGCTGATGGACATGCTGGTCGAGTACTCCGAGGGAAGCGGGCTGCGCTTGCCGGACTCGCTGCGCCTGGTCCTGATGAGTGGTGACTGGATCCCGGTCACGCTGCCCGGACGCATCCGTGCGCTGTCCAGGAACGTGGAGCTGATCAGCCTCGGTGGCGCGACCGAGGCCTCCATCTGGTCCATCCTGTACCGGATTGGGGACGTGGGCGCCGGCTGGCGCAGCATTCCGTACGGCCGTCCGATGGTGAATCAGCGCTTCTACGTGCTGGATGAAGCGCTGGAGCCCTGCCCGGACTGGGTCGCGGGCCAGATGTACATTGGCGGCATCGGCCTCTCGCTCGGCTATTACCGGGATCCGGTCCGCACCGCGGAGAGGTTCATCACCCATCCCAGGACGGGCGAGCGCCTGTACGCGACGGGCGACCTGGGCCGCTTCATGCCCGATGGAAACATCGAGTTCCTCGGCCGGGAGGACTTCCAGGTCAAGATCCAGGGCTATCGCATCGAGCTCGGTGAGATCGAGGCCGCGCTCGATTCGCATCCCTCGGTGCGCTCCTCGGTGGTCAATGCTGTCGGGAAGCCCGGGGGCACCCGGCGCCTCGTGGCGTATGTCGTTCCCGGTGAAGGGGAGGCAAGTGCTTCCCCGGCGGCTCCTCCTCCGGCGAGCACCCCTCCCTTGGCGTCCGCTCCGAAGCTGGTTCACGAGTACAGCGTTCTGGAGAGCCAGGGGCCTGGGCTGATCACCGATGCGGTGGAGCGCCTGGAGTTCAAGCTGAAGCAGCACAACCTGCGCTCGGACGCGGGCAGCCGGACGTCGGTTCCGCTCCAGAAGCCGGAGCTCAACGAGGCCTTCCGCAAGAAGTACATGGAGCGGCAGAGCGCCCAGTCGTTCCTCTCCGAGCCCGTGTCTCTGGAGCGGCTCAGCGAGTTGCTGAGCAGCCTGATGCCGATCTCGCTGGAAGACTCCATGATGCCCAAGTACCGGTATGCATCGGCCGGTGGGCTCTATCCGGTGCAGGTCTACCTGCACGTCAAGCCCGGGCGGGTCGGAGGCCTCGCGGGCGGCACCTACTACTATCACCCGAAGCGTCACGAGCTCGTGCTGCTGACCGCGGATGCGGCCCTGGATCCGAGCCAGCACGCGTCCCGGAACCAGCCCGTCTTCGAGGCCGCTGCGTTCTCCGTCTTCCTGGTCGGGAAGCTGAGTGCCATCGAGCCGCTGTACGGGACCATGGCGCGGGACTTCTGCATGCTGGAGGCGGGCTACATCGCCCAGCTCCTCATGAGCGCGGCCCCCTCCCACAAGCTGGGGTTGTGCCCGATCGGAGTGATGAACTTCGAGCCCCTGCGCGCGCAGTTCGCGTTGGATGAGCACCATGTGCTCCTGCACAGCTTTGTGGGCGGTGGGGCAGGGGTTGCCGCCACCGTGGCTGCTCCGGCTCCCAAGGCCGTCTCCGCTTCGTTGGCGGAAGAGCTGCGGCGCTATCTGGCGTCGAAGCTGCCGGAGTACATGGTTCCCTCGTCGTTCGTCATGCTGGAATCCCTTCCGCTGACGTCCAACGGCAAGGTGGACCGGGGGGCGCTCCGCCCTCCGGCCGAGCCGGTGGAGGTGGCGCAGCCCACTCGCCGTGCACCGGGCTCGGACGTGGAGCGCTCGCTGGCGGCCATCGTTCAGGAAGTGCTCCACCTGGAAGAGGTGGATGTCCACCGCAACTTCTTCGATCTGGGAGGCACGTCCGTCCACATCGTGCAGATGCATCGCAGGATGAAGGAGCGGCTCAAGACCGACATCCCGATCGCGCAGATGTTCCGGTACACCACCATCAGCGCGCTGGCGGAGTTCATCAACAGTCAGCGCGCTCCGGCAGCTCCCACCGTGGCCGTTTCACCTCCACCGGCGCCCGTGGTGAAGGCTGCGGTCGCGCCTGCTCCGGCCATCCGTGAGGAGGCCGCTCCACAGGCCCCGAGTGTGTCTGCGGTTCCCAAGGCGCTCAAGACGGCGCTCACGCCTTCCACGGGACGGCAGGAGCCGATCGCCATCGTCGGCATGTCTGGCAGGTTCCCGGGTGCGAAGAACCTCGGGGAGTTCTGGCGGAACCTGCGCGACGGCGTCGAGTCAGTCTCCTTCCTGACGGAGAAAGAGCTGCGGCAGTCGATGGATGACCCTTCGATGCTGCGCGATCCCAACTACGTCCGGGCGAGCAGCGCCCTCGAAGATGTCGAGTTCTTCGATGCGGACCTGTTTGGCTTCATGCCGAAGCAGGCGCGGATCACCGATCCGCAGCACCGCATCTTCATGGAGTGTGTCTGGGAGGCCATCGAGGATGCGGGCTACAACCCGCGCAAGCTCGACAAGCTGGTGGGCGTCTATGCGGGGGCCATCATCAGCAACTACCTCCTGTTCAACCTCGGCCCTTCGGTGGGCCGGGAGGGGGCGGTGCGGGACCTGCAGACCTTGATCGGGAACGACAAGGACTATCTGGCCACCCACGTGTCCTACAAGCTGGGACTGAAGGGCCCCAGCCTCAGCGTTCAGTCCGCTTGCTCCACCTCGCTCGTGGCGGTCCACCTGGCGTGCCAGGCGTTGGTGAACAAGGAGTGCGACATGGCGCTGGCCGGCGGCGTGTCCGTGCGGCTGCCGCAGAAGTCGGGGTACCTCTATGAGCAAGGAGGAATCCTGTCGCCCGATGGGCACTGCCGTGCGTTCGATGCGAACGCCCAGGGAACCATCTTCGGCAGCGGCGCGGGCGTGGTGGTCCTCAAGCGCCTCTCGGATGCGTTGGCGGACGGCGACAGCATCCGGGCGGTGATCCGGGGTTCGGCCATCAACAACGATGGCTCGCTGAAGATCGGTTACACGGCTCCCAGCCAGGATGGTCAGGCCGCGGTGATTTCCGCCGCCCTGGCCGCAGCCGGTGTGAGCCCGTCGACCCTCGGTTACATCGAGACGCACGGAACCGGGACGCCGCTGGGAGATCAGATCGAGCTCTCCGCGCTCCAGCAGGTCTTTGGTTCCAGCACCGGTGCGGACGGCCGCTGTCCCATCGGCTCGGTGAAGACCAACGTGGGCCACCTGGAGGTTGCCGCCGGCATCGCGGGTTTGATCAAGACCGTGTTGAGCCTGCAGCACCGCCGGTTGCCGCCCAGCCTCCATTTCAAGAAGCCCAACCCGCAGCTCGAAGCTGGATCCAGCTCCTTCTACGTCAACACCCAGCTCTCCGACTGGCCTGCGGGACAGCATCCCCGCCGGGCGGGTGTGAGTTCCTTCGGCATTGGCGGCACGAACGCACACGTGGTGTTGGAAGAGGCCCCCGCGCATGGGCGTCCGGTGGCGGAGAGGGAGCGGCCGCTGCACGTGCTGAGCTTGTCGGCGCGCAGCGAGGCGGCGCTGAAGGCGCTGGCGAACCGGTACGCGCAGCACCTGGCGTCGTGTGGTCCCGTGAACCTGGCGGATGTGTGCCACACGGCGAACACCGGCCGTGCGCAGTTCAATCACCGGCTGGCCCTGGTGGCCGAATCCCCCGCGCAGCTGAGCCAGCAGCTGGCCCTGTTCGCCGAGGGAAGTGAGGTGGGGCAGGCCGTGGTGGGCCAAGCGCCCAGTGCTGGCAAGACGGAAGTGGTGTTCCTGTTCACGGGACAGGGAAGCCAGCACGAGGGGATGGGCCGGGAGCTGTACGAGACGCAGCCAACGTTCCGGGCGAGCATTCAGAAGAGCGATGAGGTGCTGAAGCCGGTGCTCAACGAGTCACTGGTGGAGGTGCTGTACGGAGCAAAGGGGCACCTGCTGGAGCAGAGCGGGGTGTCGCAGCCAGCGCTGTTCGCGGTGGAGTACGCGCTGGCGCAGCTGTGGATGAGCTGGGGAGTGAAGCCAGCGGCGGTGATGGGCCACAGCCTGGGAGAGTACGTGGCGGCGTGCGTGGCGGGGATGTGCACGCAGGAGGAGGGGCTGAAGCTGGTGGCGGCGAGAGGCCGGCTGATGCAGCAGCTGCCGGAGGCTGGGGAGATGGTGGCGGTGCTGGCGGCGGAAGGGAAGGTGAGGGAGGCGCTGGCCGGGTACGAGCAGAGCGTGTCGGTGGCGGCGGTGAACGGCCCCGAGGAGACGGTGGTGTCAGGCCGAGCGGCGCAGGTGGAGCAGGTGGTGTCGAAGCTGAAGGAGAAGGGAGTGGAGTGCCGGAAGCTGAAGACGACGCACGCGTTCCACTCGCCGCTGATGGAGCCGATGCTGGAGGCGTTCGAGAAGGAGGCCGGGCAGGTGAAGTGGAAGCGGCCTGAAATCGAGCTGGTGTCGAACGTGAGTGGCGGGCAGGTGAAGGGGGAGGAGGGGCTGAAGGGGGAGTACTGGAAGAAGCACATCCGGCAGCCGGTGAAGTACTGGGAGGGGCTGAAGGGGCTGTACGAGAAGGGGTACCGGGTGTTCGTGGAGGTGGGGCCGAAGCCGACGCTGGTGAACGTGGGGAAGAGGAGCCTGCCGGGAGGAGAAGCGGAGTGGGTGGGCTCGTTGAAGCAGGGAAGCAACGAGTGGCAGCAGATGCTGGGGAGCGTGGGGAAGCTGTACGTGAAGGGAGTGGGGGTGGACTGGGCGGGGTTCGACCAGGACTACCCGAGGGCCAAGGTGGCGCTGCCCACCTATGCCTTCCAGCGCGAGCGCTACTGGATTGAACGCAGCCGCAGGACGGCCGCGAGCGCGGTGTCCAGCCCGGGCGCTCGCCAGTTGCTGGGACGGCGCGTGTCGTCGCCCACCCTCAAGGAGACGGTGTTCGAGTCCTTCGTGAGCACCCGTGCGTTCTCCTTCATCGAGGATCACCGGGTGAATGGCGCCGCGGTGCTTCCGGCCACCGTTTACATGGAGATGGCCCAGGCTGCCGCCGGGGAGCTGTTCGGTGCTGGGTGCCACGCCGTGGAGGGCCTGCTCATTCAGGAGGCGCTCGTCCTGCAGGACGACGCGGAGCGTGCGCTGCAGCTCGTCCTCACCTCGAGCGGCGACGACGCGTTCTCCTTCCAGCTCTTCAGCACTCAGGGCGGTCCTGCCGAGCCGCAGCGTGAGGCGTCCTGGACGCTGCATACGACAGGGACGATCCGCAAAGCCCAGAAGGGCGCCTCCGCGCCGCAGGCACTGTCCGTCGAAGGCCTGCTGTCCTGGTGTCCGCAGACGGTGCCAGTGACGGCGCTCTACGAGAGCTTCGAGGCCCGGGGCATCTCTTATGGCGAGACCTTCCGGGGCATTCAGAAGCTCCACGTTGGCCGCAAGGAAGCGGTGGCCTGGGTTCAGCTCCCGGAGGCTCTGGAATCGGACGCAGCCCTGGCACCCATTCATCCGGCGCTGCTCGATGCCTGTCTCCAGGTCTGTGGCGCGACACAGCTGGAGGAGGGCGCTCAAGGCCAGGAGGAGGTGCTCTACCTGCCCGTTGGAATGAAGAGGTTCCAGCTTTGGCGTGCACCCGGCACGGCTTGCTGGAGCCATGTCTCGATTCAGTCCCAGGACGCTGCATCCGACAAGACGTTGACCGGAAGCGTGCGCCTTCTGGATGCCACCGGCGCGGTGTGCGCCGAGATCGAAGGATTGCAGTTCCGGCAAGTGAGCCGCGCCGCGCTGAACCGGGCGCTCCAGACGGGACGCGAGTGGACCTACGAGGTGAAGTGGGAGCCGCGCCCGCGCAACGGCATTCTGGAGGACGCGGTTCTGGAGGGCACCTGGTGGGTGCTGGCGGATTCGGCCGGTCTCGGAACGGGGTTGATCGAGTCCCTGCAAGCGCGAGGCGCACGGTGTGTGGTGGTGCGTCCTGGCGCAGCCTATGAGGCCCGGGGCGACCGGACGTTCACCGTCAACCCGGCGCGCGCGGAGGATTTCGAGCGCCTGCTCGTGGATTCTCAGGGACCAGCCCAGCTGCCTTGCCGCGGCATCGTCCACCTCTGGGGACTCGATGAGGGAGTGCCGGTGGAGGAGGCGCAGGAACTGGGCTGCCGAAGCGTCCTGAGCCTTGCCCAGGCCCTCGGCAGGAGCCGTGTCGAAGTGTCACCGCGGCTCTGGATCGTGACGCGTGGCACCCAGCGCACGGGACACGAGACCCAGCCTCCCTCGCTGACCCACTCGGCCCTGTGGGGCCTGGGCCGTACGCTGGGGATTGAGCACCCCGAGCTCTCGGTCTCGCTGCTGGACCTCGACGTGGGCTCCCAGGACCCGTCCCTGCTGATGGAGGACTTGCTCCTCGAGGCCGGTGGAGAGCAGGTCGCCTTCCGCCATGGGCAGCGCTATGTCTCGCGTCTCGCCCGCTGCGCGGCCCCGAACACCCAGGCCTCGTCCATCCGGTTGAGGGATGACGTGAGCTACCTGCTCACGGGCGGGTTGGGGGCCATCGGTCTCCAGGCCGCCCGCTGGATGGTCGAGCGGGGCGCCCGGCACCTCGTCGTGATGGGACGCAAGGCGGCAAGCAGCGCGGCGCAAGAAGCGCTGAAGCCGCTGAAGGAGGCGGGGGCGCAGATCCGGTGGGAGCAGGGGGATGTTTCCCTGCCCGGCGATGTGGCCCGGGTGCTCGCCACCCTTGCCCAGAGCGGTCCGCCGCTGCGGGGCGTGATGCACCTGGCCGGTGTGGTGGAGGACGGCATGCTGCAGCAGCTGGACTGGGCCCGCTTCCAGCGGGTGCTCGCTCCCAAGCTGCAGGGAAGCTGGAACCTGCACACGCAGACGCAAGGGATGGACCTGGACTTCTTCGTGCTGTTCTCGTCGTCGTCCTCGTTGCTGGGCGCCGCGGGCCAGGGCAACTACGCCGCCGCGAACGCCTTCCTGGACTCGCTCGCGCACCACCGGCGGGCGCTCGGGCTCAAGGCGGTGAGCATCAACTGGGGCCCCTGGAGTGGCAGTGGCATGGCGGCGGCCTTCGTGGGCACGGATCAGCGGCGCTGGGCGGACTTTATCGAGCCTGCGCAGGGCCTGGAGCTGCTGGGCTGGGCGATGGGCGCAGGACAGGCGCAGGTGGCGGTGCTCCCCGTCGATTGGGCCAAGTACTTCCAGCGTTTCGGAGACACCGGCGCGACGAAGTTCCTGTCGAGGATGCTGGAAGAGACGCGGGGCGGCGCGGCCCGGACGCGGGAGCCCAAGCTGGTGGAGCGCCTCAAGGGGCTGACGCGCAACAGGCAGCAGGACGTTCTGCTGGAGTACGTCTACCACCAGGTCACCCAGGTGCTGGGCTTGGACCCCTCCAGGCCGCTCGCGGGCAACCAACGGCTGTTCGACGTGGGCATGGACTCACTCCTGGCCGTCGAGCTGCGGAACCGGTTCCAGTCGACCCTGGGCGTGGATCGTCCCCTGTCGTCCACCCTGGTCTTCGACCATCCGAGCGTGGACGCACTCACCGCGCATCTGGCGGCCGAGTGGCTTCAGCTGGAGCCCTTGACGCCGTCCGCGGGACAGAAGCCAGAGGGGGAGGAGGCCGCGGCTCAGAAGCTCGCGAACCTCGAACAGCTCCCGCAGAAGGAACTGGGGTCGCTCCTCGATGAGAAGCTCGCGTTGCTCGAAAAACTGATGGGAGAGAGCTGA